The following proteins are co-located in the Canis lupus dingo isolate Sandy chromosome 31, ASM325472v2, whole genome shotgun sequence genome:
- the LOC125754102 gene encoding keratin-associated protein 19-7-like, producing MSYYCGNYYSSLGCGCRGLGYGYGLGYGCGCGGFRGLGCGWGGYRYGCCQPSCYGGFSSFY from the coding sequence ATGAGCTACTACTGTGGCAACTACTATAGTAGCCTGGGCTGTGGTTGTAGAGGCCTGGGGTATGGCTATGGCCTAGGCTATGGCTGTGGTTGTGGTGGTTTCAGAGGCCTAGGCTGTGGCTGGGGTGGCTATAGATATGGCTGCTGCCAACCATCCTGCTATGGAGGATTTTCCAGCttctattga